The Vibrio aphrogenes genomic interval ATTTAAGTTGAGATGGCGCATCAAGATCTCTGCCGTAAATTGTGTGCGTAGATAAAAACCTCTTGGTAAGGTTTTGATGGGCTGACCTGCTGAGCTGTATGCCTCGGTCACCACTTTACTGTTGGCTGCTTTAGGACGTAATTGCATTACTGCGCCATGCTTAGCTGTGATTTGCTCAACTTTACCTAACACAATAAATTCCATAAGTTCTTCCCAATCTTGCTTTAACAACAATTCTTCTGCTGGACTAGGAGACCACAGTAACGGACGGCCAACCCGCCTTTCTGCTAAAGGAATCTCTCTTTCTCCTTCGACAGGAACCCATAAAACTTTAGCT includes:
- the mutH gene encoding DNA mismatch repair endonuclease MutH; the encoded protein is MPLLPQTEFELMQRANQLVGQSFACLASMAGIAVPANLKREKGWVGQLIEWHLGAESGSKAQPDFEHLGIELKTIPISFTGKPLETTFVSVAPLTGVHGLTWENSHVKHKLAKVLWVPVEGEREIPLAERRVGRPLLWSPSPAEELLLKQDWEELMEFIVLGKVEQITAKHGAVMQLRPKAANSKVVTEAYSSAGQPIKTLPRGFYLRTQFTAEILMRHLNLN